From one Amia ocellicauda isolate fAmiCal2 chromosome 17, fAmiCal2.hap1, whole genome shotgun sequence genomic stretch:
- the mapk8ip3 gene encoding C-Jun-amino-terminal kinase-interacting protein 3 isoform X6, producing MMEIQIDEVVYQDDYGSVSVMSERVSGLANSIYREFERLIRSYDEEVVKELMPLVVNVLENLDSVLTENQEHEVELELIKEDNEQLLTQYEREKALRKQAEEKFIEFEDALEAEKKDLQTQVEVLELQGKQMELKTKNYADQISRLEERESDMKKEYNALHQRHTEMIQTYVEHIERSKMQQVGTNSQSEGTGSGRTRTERPPSLFNSTEGMDDESESGQSSAAATPSSNGSKSNTPTSSVPSATVTPLNETFQPITDVDVARVNNKRKGVKRLSRNMEVQVFPETKSVSIGMGSSDEFPDIIDTPDLDMDPPFYCGGNSPSQGIVNEAFGINTDSLYHEIKDTKSDIIGDVDAGAELLGMGKEVENLLTENKQLLETKNALNIVKNDLIAKVDELSSEQEVLREELEAVRQSKTKVESRVKELEEEMKRLKAEALGATQESKDEGVEDYSSPLQDDVPMAQRRRFTRVEMARVLMERNQYKERLMELQEAVRWTEMIRASRESPQLQEKKKSTIWQFFARLFSSSASPPPVKRPYTSVNIHYKSPSPAGFSQRRSHTMCQISTANRTLEFFPEELDSNGVASLLSDCALSARREQRREQYRQVREHVRREDGLMQACGWSLPPRFKQTGPLLEHSQEGPQKKPQLSPNGGQEDNRMKNVPVPVYCRPLVEKDPNRKLWCAAGVDLTGWKQAESPLGGLKPSSSSTDPLTAEGNGEENQSNHSSPDRKKKEQHETDSLCSRVWILTSTHSASKVVIIDANQPGSLVDQFNVCNSHVLCISSVPAASESDYPAGEIFLEPGDGGSEETGGVEGMLAGITLVGCATHCSVVRSNCSSRTDTPVVDRGQGHVAPLLNGKINSSQSAEEATEATEVPEPVASHTEGVSARPGPFTEHVFTDPQPTAADVPLSREPGQPKEEMSSASTQEPEEGGEEPRNGTSAAPTMWLGAQNGWLYVHSAVANWKKCLHSIKLKDSVLSLVHVKGRVLVALADGTLAIFHRSEDGQWDLSNYHLMDLGRPHHSIRCMAVVHDKVWCGYKNKVHVIQPKTMQIEKSFDAHPRRESQVRQLAWIGDGVWVSIRLDSTLRLYHALTHQHLQDVDIEPYVSKMLGTGKLGFSFVRITALLIAGNRLWVGTGNGVVISIPLTETVVLHRGQLLGLRANKVSPTSSTGVIHVYADDSAEKTNGSFIPYCSMAQAQLCFHGHRDAVKFFVSVPGNVLATLNGSVLDSPSENPGSTVPPEAEAQRLQNVLVLSGGEGYIDFRIGDGEDDETEETSGDAPQIKTSLSKAERSHIIVWQVSYIPE from the exons ATGATGGAGATCCAGATCGACGAGGTGGTCTACCAGGACGACTACGGCTCCGTGTCGGTGATGTCGGAGCGGGTGTCCGGCCTGGCCAACAGCATCTACCGCGAGTTCGAGCGGCTCATCCGCAGCTACGACGAGGAGGTGGTGAAGGAGCTCATGCCGCTGGTGGTCAACGTGCTGGAGAACCTGGACTCCGTGCTCACCGAGAACCAGGAGCATGAGGTGGAGCTGGAGCTCATCAAGGAGGACAACGAGCAGCTGCTCACCCAGTACGAGCGGGAGAAAGCGCTGCGCAAACAGGCGGAGGAG AAATTCATTGAGTTTGAGGATGCTCTGGAGGCGGAGAAGAAGGACCTGCAGACCCAGGTGGAGGTCTTGGAGCTGCAGGGGAAGCAGATGGAGCTCAAGACCAAGAATTATGCAGATCAGA TTTCCCGCCTGGAGGAGCGTGAGTCCGACATGAAGAAGGAGTACAATGCTCTgcaccagagacacactgag ATGATTCAGACGTACGTGGAGCACATCGAGAGGTCCAAGATGCAGCAAGTTGGGACGAACAGCCAATCGGAAGGGACCGGAAGCGGGAGAAC TAGGACGGAGCGGCCACCCTCACTCTTCAACAGCACGGAGGGGATG GATGACGAGTCGGAATCTGGGCAGTCCTCGGCGGCCGCCACCCCCAGCAGCAACGGCAGCAAGTCCAACACGCCCACCTCGTCTGTGCCCTCGGCCACCGTCACCCCCCTCAACGAGACCTTCCAGCCGATCACAGACGTCGACGTGGCCCGCGTCAACAACAAGCGCAAGGGGGTCAAGCGGCTGAGCCGGAACATGGAGGTGCAGGTCTTCCCGGAAACCAAGAGTGTCAGCATTG GGATGGGCAGCAGTGACGAGTTTCCGGACATCATTGACACCCCCGACCTGGACATGGACCCCCCGTTCTACTGTGGTGGAAACAG CCCTTCCCAAGGCATCGTTAACGAAGCGTTCGGCATCAACACGGACTCTCTGTACCACGAGATCAAGGACACCAAGTCGGACATCATCGGGGACGTGGACGCGGGAGCCGAGCTGCTCG GGATGGGCAAGGAAGTGGAGAATCTTCTGACAGAGAACAAGCAACTCCTGGAGACCAA GAACGCCCTGAACATCGTGAAGAATGACCTGATTGCCAAGGTGGACGAGCTGTCCAGCGAGCAGGAGGTCCTGCGCGAGGAGCTGGAGGCAGTGCGGCAGTCCAAGACCAAGGTGGAGAGTCGGGTCaaggagctggaggaggagatgaagcg GTTGAAAGCTGAGGCCTTGGGTGCAACACAGGAATCCAAGGATGAAGGTGTGGAGGAC TATTCGTCCCCGCTGCAGGACGACGTGCCCATGGCCCAGCGGCGCCGCTTCACCCGGGTGGAGATGGCTCGGGTCCTGATGGAGAGGAACCAGTACAAGGAGCGGCTGATGGAGCTGCAGGAGGCCGTGAGGTGGACGGAGATGATCAG AGCTTCCAGGGAGAGTCCTCAACTTCAAGAGAAGAAGAAATCTACCATCTGGCAGTT CTTCGCCCGTCTCTTCAGCTCCTCGGCCAGCCCACCCCCCGTCAAGCGGCCCTACACGAGCGTCAACATCCACTACAAGTCGCCCTCGCCGGCCGGTTTCTCGCAGCGCCGCAGCCACACCATGTGCCAGATCTCCACGGCCAACCGCACACTGGAGTTCTTCCCCGAGGA ACTGGACAGTAACGGTGTTGCGTCTCTCCTCAGTGACTGCGCACTGTCTGCCCGGCGCGAGCAGCGGCGCGAGCAGTACCGCCAGGTCCGAGAGCACGTGCGCAGGGAAGACGGGCTCATGCAGGCCTGCGGTTGGAGCCTGCCGCCCCGTTTCAAACAG ACGGGCCCTCTGCTGGAGCATTCGCAGGAGGGGCCGCAGAAGAAACCCCAG CTGAGCCCCAATGGTGGCCAAGAGGACAACCGCATGAAGAACGTCCCTGTGCCCGTGTActgtcgccccctggtggagaAGGACCCCAACAGAAag CTGTGGTGTGCCGCTGGCGTGGACCTGACCGGGTGGAAGCAGGCTGAGAGCCCACTCGGCGGGCTGAAGCCCTCGTCCAGCAGCACGGACCCGCTGACGGCCGAGGGCAACGGCGAGGAGAACCAGAGCAACCACAGCTCCCCTGACAGGAAGAAG AAGGAGCAACACGAGACGGACTCACTGTGCAGCCGCGTTTGGATCCTCACTAGCACCCACTCCGCCAGCAAGGTCGTGATCATCGACGCCAACCAGCCGGGCTCGCTCGTGGACCAGTTCAACGTCTGCAACTCCCACGTGCTCTGCATCTCCAGCGTGCCAG CGGCCAGCGAGAGCGACTACCCGGCGGGCGAGATCTTCCTGGAGCCGGGCGACGGTGGCTCGGAGGAGACGGGCGGCGTGGAGGGCATGCTGGCTGGCATCACCCTGGTGGGCTGCGCCACCCACTGCAGCGTCGTGCGCAGCAACTGCTCGTCGCGCACGGATACACCCGTGGTGGACAGGGGGCAGG GCCACGTGGCGCCGCTCCTCAACGGGAAGATCAACTCGTCTCAGTCGGCCGAAGAAGCTACCGAGGCCACCGAGGTACCGGAGCCGGTGGCCAGCCACACGGAGGGCGTGTCGGCCCGGCCCGGCCCCTTCACAGAACACGTGTTCACAGACCCCCAGCCCACTGCAGCCGACGTGCCTCTCAGCAG GGAGCCCGGCCAGCCCAAGGAGGAGATGAGTAGTGCGTCGACCCAAGAGCCAGAGGAGGGCGGGGAGGAGCCCAGAAACGGCACCAGCGCGGCTCCCACCATGTGGCTGGGAGCCCAGAATGGCTG gcTGTACGTGCACTCTGCCGTGGCCAACTGGAAGAAATGTCTGCACTCCATCAAGCTGAAGGACTCGGTGCTGAGTCTTGT ACACGTGAAAGGCCGAGTCCTGGTGGCGCTGGCCGATGGTACACTCGCCATTTTCCACAGATCCGAAG ATGGACAGTGGGACCTCAGCAACTACCACCTGATGGACCTGGGCCGCCCGCACCACTCCATCCGCTGCATGGCCGTGGTGCACGACAAGGTCTGGTGCGGCTACAAGAACAAGGTGCACGTCATCCAGCCCAAGACCATGCAGATCGAG AAATCCTTCGATGCCCACCCACGTAGGGAGAGCCAGGTCCGGCAGCTGGCGTGGATCGGCGACGGGGTGTGGGTGTCCATCCGCCTGGACTCCACCCTCCGGCTCTACCACGCGCTCACGCACCAGCACCTGCAGGACGTGGATATCGAGCCATACGTCAGCAAGATGCTCG GTACCGGCAAGCTGGGCTTTTCCTTCGTGCGGATCACGGCCCTCCTGATCGCAGGGAACCGCCTCTGGGTGGGGACGGGGAACGGGGTGGTCATCTCCATCCCCCTGACAGAGA CTGTAGTCCTACACCGGGGACAGCTCTTGGGTCTGAGGG ccAACAAGGTGTCCCCAACGTCCTCCACTGGGGTGATCCACGTGTACGCCGACGACAGCGCGGAGAAGACCAACGGCAGCTTCATCCCCTACTGCTCCATGGCTCAGGCCCAGCTCTGCTTCCACGGGCACAGGGATGCGGTCAAGTTTTTCGTGTCGGTGCCTG GTAATGTGTTGGCCACCCTGAATGGCAGTGTATTGGACAGCCCCTCGGAGAACCCTGGCTCGACGGTGCCCCCGGAGGCCGAGGCCCAGCGTCTGCAGAACGTCCTGGTGCTGAGTGGAGGGGAGGGCTACATTGACTTCCGCATTG GCGACGGGGAGGATGATGAGACGGAGGAGACCTCTGGGGACGCCCCGCAGATCAAGACCTCTCTGTCGAAGGCTGAGAGGAGCCACATCATCGTGTGGCAGGTGTCCTACATACCAGAGTGA
- the mapk8ip3 gene encoding C-Jun-amino-terminal kinase-interacting protein 3 isoform X10, with the protein MMEIQIDEVVYQDDYGSVSVMSERVSGLANSIYREFERLIRSYDEEVVKELMPLVVNVLENLDSVLTENQEHEVELELIKEDNEQLLTQYEREKALRKQAEEKFIEFEDALEAEKKDLQTQVEVLELQGKQMELKTKNYADQISRLEERESDMKKEYNALHQRHTEMIQTYVEHIERSKMQQVGTNSQSEGTGSGRTQRHTWRKSRTERPPSLFNSTEGMDDESESGQSSAAATPSSNGSKSNTPTSSVPSATVTPLNETFQPITDVDVARVNNKRKGVKRLSRNMEVQVFPETKSVSIGMGSSDEFPDIIDTPDLDMDPPFYCGGNSPSQGIVNEAFGINTDSLYHEIKDTKSDIIGDVDAGAELLGMGKEVENLLTENKQLLETKNALNIVKNDLIAKVDELSSEQEVLREELEAVRQSKTKVESRVKELEEEMKRLKAEALGATQESKDEGVEDYSSPLQDDVPMAQRRRFTRVEMARVLMERNQYKERLMELQEAVRWTEMIRASRESPQLQEKKKSTIWQFFARLFSSSASPPPVKRPYTSVNIHYKSPSPAGFSQRRSHTMCQISTANRTLEFFPEDDCALSARREQRREQYRQVREHVRREDGLMQACGWSLPPRFKQTGPLLEHSQEGPQKKPQLSPNGGQEDNRMKNVPVPVYCRPLVEKDPNRKLWCAAGVDLTGWKQAESPLGGLKPSSSSTDPLTAEGNGEENQSNHSSPDRKKKEQHETDSLCSRVWILTSTHSASKVVIIDANQPGSLVDQFNVCNSHVLCISSVPAASESDYPAGEIFLEPGDGGSEETGGVEGMLAGITLVGCATHCSVVRSNCSSRTDTPVVDRGQGHVAPLLNGKINSSQSAEEATEATEVPEPVASHTEGVSARPGPFTEHVFTDPQPTAADVPLSREPGQPKEEMSSASTQEPEEGGEEPRNGTSAAPTMWLGAQNGWLYVHSAVANWKKCLHSIKLKDSVLSLVHVKGRVLVALADGTLAIFHRSEDGQWDLSNYHLMDLGRPHHSIRCMAVVHDKVWCGYKNKVHVIQPKTMQIEKSFDAHPRRESQVRQLAWIGDGVWVSIRLDSTLRLYHALTHQHLQDVDIEPYVSKMLGTGKLGFSFVRITALLIAGNRLWVGTGNGVVISIPLTETNKVSPTSSTGVIHVYADDSAEKTNGSFIPYCSMAQAQLCFHGHRDAVKFFVSVPGNVLATLNGSVLDSPSENPGSTVPPEAEAQRLQNVLVLSGGEGYIDFRIGDGEDDETEETSGDAPQIKTSLSKAERSHIIVWQVSYIPE; encoded by the exons ATGATGGAGATCCAGATCGACGAGGTGGTCTACCAGGACGACTACGGCTCCGTGTCGGTGATGTCGGAGCGGGTGTCCGGCCTGGCCAACAGCATCTACCGCGAGTTCGAGCGGCTCATCCGCAGCTACGACGAGGAGGTGGTGAAGGAGCTCATGCCGCTGGTGGTCAACGTGCTGGAGAACCTGGACTCCGTGCTCACCGAGAACCAGGAGCATGAGGTGGAGCTGGAGCTCATCAAGGAGGACAACGAGCAGCTGCTCACCCAGTACGAGCGGGAGAAAGCGCTGCGCAAACAGGCGGAGGAG AAATTCATTGAGTTTGAGGATGCTCTGGAGGCGGAGAAGAAGGACCTGCAGACCCAGGTGGAGGTCTTGGAGCTGCAGGGGAAGCAGATGGAGCTCAAGACCAAGAATTATGCAGATCAGA TTTCCCGCCTGGAGGAGCGTGAGTCCGACATGAAGAAGGAGTACAATGCTCTgcaccagagacacactgag ATGATTCAGACGTACGTGGAGCACATCGAGAGGTCCAAGATGCAGCAAGTTGGGACGAACAGCCAATCGGAAGGGACCGGAAGCGGGAGAAC CCAACGCCACACATGGAGGAAAAG TAGGACGGAGCGGCCACCCTCACTCTTCAACAGCACGGAGGGGATG GATGACGAGTCGGAATCTGGGCAGTCCTCGGCGGCCGCCACCCCCAGCAGCAACGGCAGCAAGTCCAACACGCCCACCTCGTCTGTGCCCTCGGCCACCGTCACCCCCCTCAACGAGACCTTCCAGCCGATCACAGACGTCGACGTGGCCCGCGTCAACAACAAGCGCAAGGGGGTCAAGCGGCTGAGCCGGAACATGGAGGTGCAGGTCTTCCCGGAAACCAAGAGTGTCAGCATTG GGATGGGCAGCAGTGACGAGTTTCCGGACATCATTGACACCCCCGACCTGGACATGGACCCCCCGTTCTACTGTGGTGGAAACAG CCCTTCCCAAGGCATCGTTAACGAAGCGTTCGGCATCAACACGGACTCTCTGTACCACGAGATCAAGGACACCAAGTCGGACATCATCGGGGACGTGGACGCGGGAGCCGAGCTGCTCG GGATGGGCAAGGAAGTGGAGAATCTTCTGACAGAGAACAAGCAACTCCTGGAGACCAA GAACGCCCTGAACATCGTGAAGAATGACCTGATTGCCAAGGTGGACGAGCTGTCCAGCGAGCAGGAGGTCCTGCGCGAGGAGCTGGAGGCAGTGCGGCAGTCCAAGACCAAGGTGGAGAGTCGGGTCaaggagctggaggaggagatgaagcg GTTGAAAGCTGAGGCCTTGGGTGCAACACAGGAATCCAAGGATGAAGGTGTGGAGGAC TATTCGTCCCCGCTGCAGGACGACGTGCCCATGGCCCAGCGGCGCCGCTTCACCCGGGTGGAGATGGCTCGGGTCCTGATGGAGAGGAACCAGTACAAGGAGCGGCTGATGGAGCTGCAGGAGGCCGTGAGGTGGACGGAGATGATCAG AGCTTCCAGGGAGAGTCCTCAACTTCAAGAGAAGAAGAAATCTACCATCTGGCAGTT CTTCGCCCGTCTCTTCAGCTCCTCGGCCAGCCCACCCCCCGTCAAGCGGCCCTACACGAGCGTCAACATCCACTACAAGTCGCCCTCGCCGGCCGGTTTCTCGCAGCGCCGCAGCCACACCATGTGCCAGATCTCCACGGCCAACCGCACACTGGAGTTCTTCCCCGAGGA TGACTGCGCACTGTCTGCCCGGCGCGAGCAGCGGCGCGAGCAGTACCGCCAGGTCCGAGAGCACGTGCGCAGGGAAGACGGGCTCATGCAGGCCTGCGGTTGGAGCCTGCCGCCCCGTTTCAAACAG ACGGGCCCTCTGCTGGAGCATTCGCAGGAGGGGCCGCAGAAGAAACCCCAG CTGAGCCCCAATGGTGGCCAAGAGGACAACCGCATGAAGAACGTCCCTGTGCCCGTGTActgtcgccccctggtggagaAGGACCCCAACAGAAag CTGTGGTGTGCCGCTGGCGTGGACCTGACCGGGTGGAAGCAGGCTGAGAGCCCACTCGGCGGGCTGAAGCCCTCGTCCAGCAGCACGGACCCGCTGACGGCCGAGGGCAACGGCGAGGAGAACCAGAGCAACCACAGCTCCCCTGACAGGAAGAAG AAGGAGCAACACGAGACGGACTCACTGTGCAGCCGCGTTTGGATCCTCACTAGCACCCACTCCGCCAGCAAGGTCGTGATCATCGACGCCAACCAGCCGGGCTCGCTCGTGGACCAGTTCAACGTCTGCAACTCCCACGTGCTCTGCATCTCCAGCGTGCCAG CGGCCAGCGAGAGCGACTACCCGGCGGGCGAGATCTTCCTGGAGCCGGGCGACGGTGGCTCGGAGGAGACGGGCGGCGTGGAGGGCATGCTGGCTGGCATCACCCTGGTGGGCTGCGCCACCCACTGCAGCGTCGTGCGCAGCAACTGCTCGTCGCGCACGGATACACCCGTGGTGGACAGGGGGCAGG GCCACGTGGCGCCGCTCCTCAACGGGAAGATCAACTCGTCTCAGTCGGCCGAAGAAGCTACCGAGGCCACCGAGGTACCGGAGCCGGTGGCCAGCCACACGGAGGGCGTGTCGGCCCGGCCCGGCCCCTTCACAGAACACGTGTTCACAGACCCCCAGCCCACTGCAGCCGACGTGCCTCTCAGCAG GGAGCCCGGCCAGCCCAAGGAGGAGATGAGTAGTGCGTCGACCCAAGAGCCAGAGGAGGGCGGGGAGGAGCCCAGAAACGGCACCAGCGCGGCTCCCACCATGTGGCTGGGAGCCCAGAATGGCTG gcTGTACGTGCACTCTGCCGTGGCCAACTGGAAGAAATGTCTGCACTCCATCAAGCTGAAGGACTCGGTGCTGAGTCTTGT ACACGTGAAAGGCCGAGTCCTGGTGGCGCTGGCCGATGGTACACTCGCCATTTTCCACAGATCCGAAG ATGGACAGTGGGACCTCAGCAACTACCACCTGATGGACCTGGGCCGCCCGCACCACTCCATCCGCTGCATGGCCGTGGTGCACGACAAGGTCTGGTGCGGCTACAAGAACAAGGTGCACGTCATCCAGCCCAAGACCATGCAGATCGAG AAATCCTTCGATGCCCACCCACGTAGGGAGAGCCAGGTCCGGCAGCTGGCGTGGATCGGCGACGGGGTGTGGGTGTCCATCCGCCTGGACTCCACCCTCCGGCTCTACCACGCGCTCACGCACCAGCACCTGCAGGACGTGGATATCGAGCCATACGTCAGCAAGATGCTCG GTACCGGCAAGCTGGGCTTTTCCTTCGTGCGGATCACGGCCCTCCTGATCGCAGGGAACCGCCTCTGGGTGGGGACGGGGAACGGGGTGGTCATCTCCATCCCCCTGACAGAGA ccAACAAGGTGTCCCCAACGTCCTCCACTGGGGTGATCCACGTGTACGCCGACGACAGCGCGGAGAAGACCAACGGCAGCTTCATCCCCTACTGCTCCATGGCTCAGGCCCAGCTCTGCTTCCACGGGCACAGGGATGCGGTCAAGTTTTTCGTGTCGGTGCCTG GTAATGTGTTGGCCACCCTGAATGGCAGTGTATTGGACAGCCCCTCGGAGAACCCTGGCTCGACGGTGCCCCCGGAGGCCGAGGCCCAGCGTCTGCAGAACGTCCTGGTGCTGAGTGGAGGGGAGGGCTACATTGACTTCCGCATTG GCGACGGGGAGGATGATGAGACGGAGGAGACCTCTGGGGACGCCCCGCAGATCAAGACCTCTCTGTCGAAGGCTGAGAGGAGCCACATCATCGTGTGGCAGGTGTCCTACATACCAGAGTGA